A region from the Tachyglossus aculeatus isolate mTacAcu1 chromosome X2, mTacAcu1.pri, whole genome shotgun sequence genome encodes:
- the SMIM24 gene encoding small integral membrane protein 24, with the protein MGPLRSLFFWSVLLLSTAKAQKENGTVRRLQPWLVGLSAVVGFLFIVFILMIINRIWCYKNRSDDEAVVFQDPYSSMRNTEQRGHINGALELDFKEQKETEEIKMTHM; encoded by the exons ATGGGTCCTCTTAGGAGCCTCTTTTTCTGGTCCGTCTTGCTCCTCTCCACTGCCAAGGCCCAGAAAG AAAACGGGACCGTGCGCAGACTGCAGCCCTGGCTGGTGGGCCTCAGTGCCGTGGTTGGCTTCCTCTTTATCGTCTTCATACTCATGATCATCAACAGGATCTGGTGCTACAAGAACAG GTCCGATGATGAGGCAGTTGTGTTCCAGGATCCTTATTCCTCCATGAG GAACACAGAGCAGAGGGGTCACATCAATGGGGCTCTGGAGCTGGACTTCAAGGAGCAGAAGGAGACAGAAGAGATAAAAATGACACATATGTGA